In Pyrobaculum sp. 3827-6, the genomic window CGACGAAGCCGGGTGGCCCTATGTCGGCCTGGCCGACGTCTGCGTCTACTACACATACCCTCCTGCCTCTCCTCACGTGGGTATTGAGGAGGTATGTGGAGAGGCTACTTTTCCCAGAGTCTGTGGGGCCGAGCAGAGCCGCTGTGCCCTCCAGCTCCATGCGCCAGTCGGGAGGCACGGCGGCCCCCCGTACTAGGACGAGCTCGCCGCTTTCAATTCCCATTTTCGCAGGGCCCTCCACGGGGTACTGCTTGTGCGGGGGAACTGCGAAGCTTTGAAATGCCCCGCCGAAGACTTCGCACAGATCCTCGCACTGGACGTGGGCGGGGCCTCTAACAAGAGCTGTGTATCCCCCCGGCACCTCTACTTTAAACATATAACACTGGATGCGTGTAGGTTATATGTCTCGCCTCTTGACCCTCATCGCGGTGCTGGACGACGTGTTTTTATTTGTCCTGCCGGCCGTCGTGGCGCTGTTGCTGTACTTCTCTGGGCTTATCCCTCTGTGGGCCGCCGTGGCTGTGTCGGCTCCCTTTGTGGCGCTTGCGGTTTATGTAGGCTTTAAGGTGTTTAGAGAGGCGCCTAGGGGCTATACTTACGTCGGCGGCAGAGGCGTGGTCGTCGAGGATTTGAAGCCGGTTGGCGTGGTGAAGATCGGGGGTGAGTACTGGAGGGCAGTGTGTGACGGGTGTCGGGCGGCGCGGGGAGATTGCGTAGAGCTGGTGGAGGTGAGGAACGGCGTAGCCTACGTCAAGACTTGTCGCTAGGCGACAAGAGGTTTAGCAACTCCCAGGTGTGTTTCATCACGTCGATCTCGTGTTTCATCTTGGCGTAGGTCTCCTCGTCTATCCTCCCCGCGGCCCTGGCGTCCTCGATTTTCTTTTCGAGCTCTACCAAGTCGAATTTTGCCAGATATTCCCTGGTGAGGGCCCTCGCCCAGAGGTAGAGCACCCTCATCTCAATCTCCGCCGTCTTCCGAGACAGCGCGTCGAGCTTCTCCTGGTATTCATATATTCTCTTCTGCAACTCTGCGGAGAGGCTCTCGTAATCCTTGTCGGAGATTAGGCCAAGCTCCCGCTTGGCGAGGAGGACCTCCTGCTCCTTCTTCAAGCTCTCCACCACGTTTCTCAGCTGATCTACTCTTATCTTGATCCGGGGGAGGTCGGCGTCCCAGCTCGACTTCGTCTTGGTGGCCGAGTCTGTGAAGGCCCTCCAGGTGTCTTCAATACCCTTGAGTTTCTCGTCGTATTGAGACAGTATCTTCTCCAGCTCGCCCAAGGCCAAATACGCGACGTCGAGACTCATCTCAACAACTCCTCAAGCTCTTTCTTAAGTTTTTCGTAAGTTTCGCGAGATATCTTCCCCTCTTTCAACAACTCCTCAAGCTTCGACAGGGAGAGCTTCAGCGATATAACCTCGGCGCTTGTAGATGTAGAGAGAACTCTCTTGAAGTGGGCGCCGAGGCCCTCCTCCAGCGCGGCGTATTTCGACTTCACCTCATCGAGGAGGTTGCGCAGGGCCTCAAGCTTCGTCTCTATATCTCTCTTAGCGCTGTCGTAAGACTCCGGCGGCATGAAGTCTCTCTTTAGCTCTAGCTCCGCGAGCATCTTCTCGTAGTCCCCGATGGTCCTGCCCAGCAATACCTGCGCCCTCAGCAACGACATCTTCTCCACCTCCCACTGCCTCCTCACCTTCACCACGTCGCCCTCGTACTCTCTCCACATATTGTCAAGCTTCTTTACCAAGTCGTCGTATTTCAAAACCACGTTGTCTATCACGGGCTTGACGGCCTTCTCGAACTCGGCCTCGCCCTTCTCCGGCGCCAGGGGGAGCACCTCGGCGAGGGGCTTAGGCGCCTCCTCCGGACTGGGGGGCGCCGCGGCTCTGGTCCTCTCCTCGCGGGTGTATCTTATGAATATGGGGCACTCGGTGTAGTTCCCGATGCAGTACCAACTGAAGGGGTCTATGGGTTTGTTGCTGTAGCCACATATAAACCCGCCTTCTCCACGTCTCAAAGCAGGGCAGACGCTCATCGCCCCTATGTATTAGAAAATATATATTCGTTACGGCTTCAAATCTCCAATCACGACGTTGGCGACTGATTGCAGATCCTCCAGCGTCCCCACGTCGTAGAAATACGCCTCTTTCGCGGTGTAAACAGCGACTCTAGGCATCAGCGACGTCGCCAGGAAGTTCATGTCGAGGTACTCCTCGCCTAATTTCTTCACGACATCGGCAGAGATTATGTATATACCGGTGGACGTTATGTAGTCAATAGTAGGCTTCTCCCTCCACGCCCTCAGCGCCGGCCCCTCCGTATCCAAGACGCCGAAGCGGAGAGAGGCCCTGTACCTCTGACCGACGATAGTCAGCAGAGCACCCGACGATCTGTGCAACTCAAGTGGGTGTCTGAGATCTAGGTTTGTCAAAACGTCTGTATTAACCACCGCCATATCCCCGCCGGCCCATTCACGGACGTAGTAAAGCTGGCCGGCCGTGCCCAGCAACCTCCTCGACTTGAAAAACGCCACGTCTGGGTGGCACTCAGAGAGGTAGCTCTCCAACACCTCCTGCATGTAGTACCCCACCACGGCGATCTCCCCCACGCCGTTCGCCCTCAGCCACTCAATAATGTGTGTAATTAGGGGTCGACCCCCCACGGCGACTAGGGGCTTTGGCAGAAAATACGTAAGAGGCCTCAGCCTAGTGCCCAGACCCGCCGCGAGGACAACAGCCTTCACAAATAGTCCCCAAGACCTTGCCTCTTTAAATGCGCCCTGATCTTCTCGACCTCCCTTTCCATTTTCTTAACCTCGGCCAATATATCTCTCTTAGCCTCCTCCTCGCCCCCGCCCGGCGCCTTGTAGGTGCAGTAGCCCTCTGGAGTCATCGCCCTGGCCTCGCAGTAGGCGTACTGGCACTTAGCCCCTATACACTCGTCGTTTAGCCATGTACACCAGAACACTATCTTGTTCCCCCTTATAGTAGGCTTGAGAGCCTTCTTTCCACATCTAAACAACGATGAGCCGTTGGGGCCGAAGGCGCACCGGGGGCCTAGGCACAGCATTTTCTGGGCCACTTACCAATATACAACTATCTATTTAAATCTTGTATCCAAAAGACTCGAGAAACGAAACCACTTCGTCGCGGCGGGGTGACGACCTGGCGCCCGGCCGCGTCACTTTTATAGCGGCGGCGGCATTGGCAAAGAGAAGCTTCTCGTACAACTCCCTCCCCTCTAGATACATGGCGATGTAGGCGGCTGCGAAGCTGTCCCCCGCGCCCGTCGTGTCGACGGCGTTTACTTTAAAGGCGTCTACCTGGAGAAGCTTCCCCTCTTTGAAAGCCACGGCGCCTATGGGGCCCAGGGTTATCACCAGCTCTCCAACCCTCAGCTCCCCCGCCAGCCTCTCTATTGCGGATTTGTGGTCCCCGGTGTTTGCCAGGAGCTTGGCCTCTACGTGGTTCATGAAGACCACGTCGACTCCCTCCACCGCCGCCTTCACAATTTCAAGCCCCTTCCTGGCGAGGGCCGTGCCGCCGTCTACCGACACCGTGGCGCCTATCTTCCTGGCGATCTCCTTAGCTCTTAAAATCAGCTCGGTCCTCCCCGTGGCTAGGTGTATGTGCCGGACTCCGGAAAACTTGTCCACGGTTAAGTCCGCGGGGGTGAGGCCCAGGTTGGCCCCTCTGTGTGACAGCATTCTCTTCACCCCGTCTGGGTGCACCAGCACCACCACGACGCCCGACCTCATCCCCCTGACCCTCTTTACGAACGTAACATCGACCCCCTCAGACCTCAGCTCTCTCAGAGATATCTCGCCGAGGGGGTCGTCGCCGACGGCGCCTATAAACCTCGCCCCCAGCCCCATCCTGGCGACCGCCACGGCGAAATTGGCGGCCGACCCCCCGCCCCCGGTGTACAGGTCAAGAGCCTCGACGTTTTCGTCGGGGCCCGGTAGCTCCGATATCCTGAGGTAGAGGTCGAAGTTCAGGTTTCCAATAGACGCAACTACCACGACATGTCAAAATTTTAAATATAAATACAGTGACGGGGGCGTGGAGGTTCAAAAACTCCTGGAGTTGAGAAAGCTACTAGAGGAGAGGATTGCGAAGCTCCAGCAGGAGCTATCCCTCTACACCTCGTTGCTGGAGTTTCTGGATAAGGCAATTGGAGAGCGGTCTTTCTCAACCGCCGCCCAGCAGATGGCGGCGAGGCCCGAATCCGTCGAGGAGGTCAAGGGGAGGGGCGGGGAGGTCTACGCCAAGGCCGAGGTGTACCCAAACTATCTCTACATCAAGTTTAGAGAGCCTGTGAAGCTAGACAGCTTATTCAAAAGGTTTTTCCTCGACAAGTTCCTCCAGAAGTATAGAGAGGAGGACGCCCGTGAGGCTAGGCAGGGCTCGATAAGCCAAGACGAGGTGCTGAGGTACGAGCTTGAGGGCGGGGAGGGAGAGGCCGTTGCCCTTAAGATCTTCAACTACCGCACAGAGGAGAGGAAGAGGGAAATCCTCCGGGTGCTCCGGTGGACTTTGGAAAAGGTCTACTCCGGCTGAGCCACCTTCTTCTGCCTCTTATATAGCTCAAGCATCTCCGCCACGGTGGTGGCCTGCTCTGGCGACTTGTCGCTTCTGTAGCGGCCGGTGAACCTCGGGAACCTCACCGCAAGCCCCACGCCGGGCCGCACCGCGCCGAGGCAGCAGGTGTGTAGCGGCGAGAGGGTTATCTCGGCGCCTATGACCTCTATCACCACCTGGGGGACGAACCAGACGTCGGCCTCCATCTTTGACACCACCCTGGGGTGTCTGTGGGGGAGCTTGAGGGGTTGCAACGTTTCGTACATCTTCTTGAGGTCGGCGTCGGTGAAGCCGCTCCCCACTTTACACACGGTGTAGAACATGTCTGTGGATGGGTCGTAGGCCGCAAGGAGAAAGGCGCCGTAGAGGCCCGCCCTCTTCCCGCGGCCGTGGAACGCGCCGACCACCACGAGGTCGACGGTGTCTATCATCTCGCTGCGGTAGTCCCGCTTGTACTTAATCCAGTTCCACCCCCGGGCGCCCATTTCATACACAGAGGTTGGCGACTTGCAGATCAGCCCCTCCGTGCCCATGGACACGGACTCGTGGAAGAAGACGTCCACCGAGTCGGGGTCGTCGAAAATCCTCCACTTAGCAATGGATACCTTGTCGCTCTCCTTGACGATCTCCGAAAGCTTGACGCGGCGGTAGATGAGGGGCTCCTCGGTCAGGTCCTCCCCGTCTACATACAACACGTCAAAGAGGTAGAGGACGGTGGGGTACATCTCCACGGCCGCCGCTACTTCGTGCTTCCTCTTCCTATGCATCAACTCCTGGAAGGGCAACATGTCGCCGGTGTCGGGGTCGACGGCCACTATCTCCCCCTCGAGGATCGCCTCCCCCGCCGACACCGCCTCCCTTACAGCCTTCACCACGTCTGGATAGGCGTGGGTGATGTCCTCAAGCCTCCTGCTGAAAATCTTCACCCCGGCCTTTGAGAGGTGGATCTGGGCCCTCTCCCCGTCGTACTTGTACTCACACACCGCCGAGCCGCCGAGCTTGGCGAGGATCTCGGAGGCCGAGGACAGCCTCTGGGCCAGCATGGGCAACACGGGCACGCCGGGCGTAATCTTTATCTCCCCCAGCGGCCTCCCCTCGGCGACGTGCCTAGCAAGGCGGCCCAGGTCGGGGTAGACGTGATAAGCCCTCTCCAAAGCCTCCTTCTCCACGCCGAAGGCCTCGGAGAGCCCCTCTATAATCGTCATGTCGGCAACCCCCAGCCTCAGCTTCCCCACGACGAAGCGGGCTATGTACTTCCCCTCCTCCGGCGACGCCCGCGCGAAGAGAGAGGAGAGGAGGTTTATCTTCAAGTCCTGCGCCCCCTCGCCCGAAGCCCTGGCCACCTTGAGCAACACGTCGTACACCTCGGAAACCTCAAGCGGCCTCTGGGGGCCGAAGGCGAGGAGCCCAGGCCGCTTAGAGGCAGAGAGGGCGCGCCTCGCCGCCTCCCCCACGTCGCCCGTCTTCTTGTACAGCGCCTCTAATTCAGAGGCCGGAGCCCCGCTTGCCTTCGACAAGGCTCTGATACACAACTTCTCAGCGACGCCGAGCTCCACCCCCTCCCACGGCGGCCGCAGATCGCCAAGGATGAAGTAGACAATCTTGTCGATCTCCCCAGGGCTTGCTTTCTTAAACAGCGAAGTAAGGAGCTTTACCATAGTCGTCCTCTGAGTCGTCGACTCTATAGCCGCTAGGGCCTTGACCAGGTCCCCAAACTGCACGTATGTACTACCCCCTAGATTTAAAAGTGTTAAGAAACAGCTCGAGATAAGTTTCCTTGACCTCCTCCACAAGACCCAAGGCGCTGGCTAGCCTCTTGATCTCCTCCACAGCCGCCGCCACCTGCGACGCGTCCTCCACCACCTTCTCAATCTCCACAAACTCGCCCAGCCCCTCCACGGCGTCGAGCGATACCAAAAACCCGCCTCCCCGGTAGTACTCGCGCCTCTTCCTAATGGCGGCGACCCTCGCGAAGCCCAGCCTCTCCAAAATCTCGACGACACCGCCAGACGCCTCTGCAGAAACCTCCAACCTGGTCTTAGCCCCCACGCCCATTCTAGGGCCCTTGTAAGTCACCGCGACCCCGCCCTTGGAAATCCTCACCCGGAGGGCCTCGTCTGTGGCCGAGAAGTCTCTGCACGGGTGCTGGAAGTATATATCTACCTCCTCCTCTAGAGAGAGGAGGGAAAAACCCAGGGAAGCCAGGCGGTGCCTGACGGCGGAGAGGTCGGCTCTGTACTTAACCTCCACCTCTAACATACTGCTTACAGGGCGGCGAGGCGGGGTTGGCCACGGCGAAGCCAAACAAGAAGCAGCGAGAGGTCAGCTGGCCAAAATAGGCACACTCCCCACAGTTGTCCGGCCTCCCCAGGACCAGCCTGACGACGGTGGTGAGTTGCCTAGGCATACGTTGCGGCGGAGGGGGCAGAGCCGGCGCCGGGGCGGGCTGCAAATGCGGAGGTGGAAGCGGAGGTGGCGGCGGTGGGGGCGGCGGAGAAGGCGGAGGCAACTCTGGCGCAAGTGGCTTGGGTTCCGCGAGGGGCTTAGGCTCGGGTGGGGGCAACTCCACCGGCTTTACCTCGGGCGTGTATGTGGGAAGGGGCGGTGGCTGTGGCGGGGGCGGCGGAGGAGGCGGGGGCGGGGCGACTTCTCTTACCACGGGCTGGACGGGCGCCGGGGTGGGTTTCGGCGGGACAAGTTCGAAGGTGGCTAGTTCTGGAAACTCTGCGCGGGCTTTTTCCTGCACTGCGCGGAGGACGTCGTCTACGGCCACGTCGCCTTCTCCCACCCTGGCGCCGTCTACAACGACGGCGGGGAACCTCGTTATTCCATACTTCTTCAGCATGTTTACAAGTGATCGGTAGTGCGGCGGGACTTTGTCCGGCGGCTCGTTAGCCAGCCTCAGCACCTGGTCAACGGCATCTGGCCTAATCTTGACGGTGGCCAGCCTAATCTTGTCAGGCCTCTGCACGCGGCTCCTCAAATCCTCCACAGCCTTCTTAAGAGAGTTCTCCAAATCGGCGTTCTGCCCAGCCACGACGAACAACTCAATATACATTGCACCCTACAGCGGATGTGTATAAAAGCTTAACGTACAACTTCAGAAAATTGCCTAATAACACGGGACTTCCACAACTCCCTCTCAATCACCTCCCCCTCAGGCCTCAGCTCGTAGAAGATGCGCGTGTAGAACCTATACAGCTCCGCGGGCGCCCCCACCATAGACTCCACATAGCGCAGGAGGGCCCCTCCAATCAGCCTCCTCTCAATCATAGTCTGTGGAAGCACAACCATCTTCTTGTCGCCGGCAACCGCGTAGACACCCTCCCGCCCCCACTCAAAGCCGGCCAAGCCCCCGTCCCAGGGCCTCAGCCCCTCTACAAGAGTCACCTCGACAACAGACCGCCGCAGGTCGAACTCGGTGAACCTCGGTATAGACATGGCGAGCTTAGCGGCAACCCTCGCCGAGTCGTGGGCCAAGTCTCTAAAAGGCTCGACCACGCCGAGAGACCCCCTGACCTCCCTCCTCTCGTAGCCGCCAGACCTCACAATAGACTCCACTGTGACGAACACGCCGAGGCGGAGACGGGAAAGAGTCGGGTGGATCTCCGGCACAGGAAGGCCGCGGAGCTTGCTGACCATCGCAGCTCTCACGTGAGAGATAAGCTCAGCGCCGAGAGACATGGAGAGAGAAGCGAGGGGGGTTAAAAAAGTAGAGGGGTAATATGGGAAAAAGAGGGGATTTTTTTACTTCGGCGGGGCGAGTATCTGCATTAGGCGTCTCCTCCTCCAGTTGTTGTACTCAATTATCAATATCGCTAGTATCACTATCACCACCAGCAACAGCAGGGCGTAGAGCACAAGCGTCGGCAACGGTATCCTGGTTCCAAAGAAGTCCAGCCCAGCTGTGCCCGGCACAACCACCTGGATATTCTTCACATCACCCGCGTTCAGCGTCACCTGGGCCGTGGCGTCCTTACCCAGGGCCGACACCTTGACCTGGTAGCTACCGGCCAGCACCTCGACGCTCTTCGGCGGGCTGGTAAACTCCAGAGTCAGCGGACCAGTTAGGCCGACGTAAGTCACATAGTTGTCGATCGGCTTCTTATCGTCATCGACAGCAGTGATGCTCAGCTTCGCAGTCGGCACCTGTATAGTGGCAGTGGCCGTCTGGCCGACGCCGACATTCACAGTCTGCGTAAACTCCTTGTTAAACACCGACGTCTTCACAGTGTACTGGCCAGCCAGCACCTCAACCGGCCCAACCGTGCCCTGGCCGGTGGTGACGCCGACGACGTTGACAGTCCAGTCACTCCTCACGTTGCCAAAGCCGTCAACGACCTGCGCCACAAGCTTGCCGGTGGGTATCTTGACGCTAATCACCACCTGCGGACCCTTGGCGGTGAACGTCGTCGTGTTGGTGAAGCCGAGGCCAGTCGCCCTAGCCACGTACCTCTCGCCCTCTACCAGCTCGGTGGTGATCTGGCCCATGCCAGTGGCGACATTCTCCACAACCACCGGCCAGTCGTTCCTCACGTTGCCAAAGCCGTCCACCACCTGCACAACAGCCTTCACAGTGGACACCGGTATCTGCAACGCGTAGGCCTTCTGCTTCAGCTCCAGCGTCTGCGTCTTCACCAGAGCCTTGCCGTCTGGGGTAACCGCGTTGGTAATCACCTTAATAGTATACGGCTGGCCAAGGACGTCTATCCTAGGCAACACGACCTGAATCTGGCCGCCAGCCTGCGCCGCCGTGATGTTGCCGTACAGTATCTGCACAGTCCAGTCAGATCTCGGAGCGCCAGTGGCGTCTACAGCCTGTATAGTTACTATACCAGTGAGTCCCAGCTCGGCGAAGTCCAACCCGGCGAGGAGGTCAGTGGTCTTGCCGCTGAATACCAACACCTGGCCACCCTTCACCGGCACCTCCTGGCCGCCCAGCGTGACGTGAGTGACGTATATGTCGATGGGGTACTCAACAGATATCGGCACCTTGCCCTGCAGAGCCATCACACCACCGCTCACGGTGAATGGGATCCTCACATCCCTCTTCGTGCCGTTGAGGAACTCAACGCCCTTCACGAGGATGTAGCCCCTCGTGGCGCTGTTCTTCACAGGTATCTCAGTGGCGTACCTCACAGTAGCTACCACGTTCCAGCCGGTCGACGGCACCGAGGCACCCCTCTGTATCTCGAATCTACCAACCGCCACCAAGGCGCCAGACGGGTCGTAGACGTAGTAGTAGTAGCTGGTACCGGGCACCTGCGACATCACGCCGCTGGAGTACTTGGAAATCCTGAGGTCAACTACCTGGGCGCCGCCGTCGGCGCCGGTCTTGTTAGCCGCGTTAACCAACTGGCCAATTGTAGAAGTATCGACAACCTTTACATACATATTAGTCAGCGGCTTGCCACTCTCATCCTTGACCGTGACGGTCAACGGATACACATACGTCCTGATCTTCGAATTAGTGGTGGCATTGCCCAGCTCCGTGACGTCTCTCAATGTCTGCTGATCGTAAACCCATATGGTGAACTCCGGCTTACCTCTCAACAACTGCACCAAGTAGCCGTTGTACCACGCCACTCTAACCACATCGTCCTTACCCATACTTGATAGATCTGGTAGGCTGTGCGCCAAGACGCCAGCGTCAGTGCTGTAGGTCACCGCATATAGGTTACCATATCTGTCAAACAGAGCTACCGTCTGGTTAGCCAAAGGCCTGTCATTCCAGTCACGTATCTCCTTAAGCGGAAGTGAGGCCATGCTAAAGACATACTTATAGTCGACGTCTGCAACATCAAGCGACAGATCTTCCCAAATGCCTTGTGTATACTCGGTGATCTTACCGTTGAATATCGAATACGTAGCTATCCTATTCTTAACCTTGCTCTGATCAACATCCATGTGGCTGGCGTACAACACGTTGAGACTCACATACGGTGGCACGAGCGGCTTTACAATGTCCTGTATCCTCTTGCCACCCAAGTCCATACCGAAGTACCTCAGAGTATCTACCACGCCGCCGTGGTAGGCCAACACCGTGTACGTGTACGCTGGATCAAACAGCTTTGCGGACCACACGTCGAGTATCCTTAATCCATATGTGCGGCCGAAGCCGTAGCCAACCAACTTCACAGTGCCCGTCTGCCCAGCATCAATTCTGGACTTCATCACGTCCTCAACACTCGCGGTGTAGGTATAAACATCCTTCTCCGGCGTGACATACTTAATCCTCACACCAGCAACATATATCGGATAGTTAGCCAAGTTCTCAACAGTGATTCTGTCAAGCGCAACGGTCCTCAAGGTGTAGTTACCGCCACGCATCCACAGCGCTGTCGAGTTCCAGGCGGGCACCCCTAGATGCTGGCCTATGATCAAGCTACTGGTGCCAGAGGTGCCGAAGCCCAGCCCAGTAATGTAGCCCTCACCGTCAAACTCGTCTAGATAAGTCCTCGCTATCCACCCAGCAGGGCAGAGATTCGGCACGTAGTTAATCACCAGGTAGCTCTTGAGCTTATAGCCTC contains:
- a CDS encoding NfeD family protein; amino-acid sequence: MSRLLTLIAVLDDVFLFVLPAVVALLLYFSGLIPLWAAVAVSAPFVALAVYVGFKVFREAPRGYTYVGGRGVVVEDLKPVGVVKIGGEYWRAVCDGCRAARGDCVELVEVRNGVAYVKTCR
- a CDS encoding nucleotidyltransferase family protein — its product is MKAVVLAAGLGTRLRPLTYFLPKPLVAVGGRPLITHIIEWLRANGVGEIAVVGYYMQEVLESYLSECHPDVAFFKSRRLLGTAGQLYYVREWAGGDMAVVNTDVLTNLDLRHPLELHRSSGALLTIVGQRYRASLRFGVLDTEGPALRAWREKPTIDYITSTGIYIISADVVKKLGEEYLDMNFLATSLMPRVAVYTAKEAYFYDVGTLEDLQSVANVVIGDLKP
- a CDS encoding carbohydrate kinase family protein — encoded protein: MVVASIGNLNFDLYLRISELPGPDENVEALDLYTGGGGSAANFAVAVARMGLGARFIGAVGDDPLGEISLRELRSEGVDVTFVKRVRGMRSGVVVVLVHPDGVKRMLSHRGANLGLTPADLTVDKFSGVRHIHLATGRTELILRAKEIARKIGATVSVDGGTALARKGLEIVKAAVEGVDVVFMNHVEAKLLANTGDHKSAIERLAGELRVGELVITLGPIGAVAFKEGKLLQVDAFKVNAVDTTGAGDSFAAAYIAMYLEGRELYEKLLFANAAAAIKVTRPGARSSPRRDEVVSFLESFGYKI
- a CDS encoding ATP-dependent DNA ligase, producing MQFGDLVKALAAIESTTQRTTMVKLLTSLFKKASPGEIDKIVYFILGDLRPPWEGVELGVAEKLCIRALSKASGAPASELEALYKKTGDVGEAARRALSASKRPGLLAFGPQRPLEVSEVYDVLLKVARASGEGAQDLKINLLSSLFARASPEEGKYIARFVVGKLRLGVADMTIIEGLSEAFGVEKEALERAYHVYPDLGRLARHVAEGRPLGEIKITPGVPVLPMLAQRLSSASEILAKLGGSAVCEYKYDGERAQIHLSKAGVKIFSRRLEDITHAYPDVVKAVREAVSAGEAILEGEIVAVDPDTGDMLPFQELMHRKRKHEVAAAVEMYPTVLYLFDVLYVDGEDLTEEPLIYRRVKLSEIVKESDKVSIAKWRIFDDPDSVDVFFHESVSMGTEGLICKSPTSVYEMGARGWNWIKYKRDYRSEMIDTVDLVVVGAFHGRGKRAGLYGAFLLAAYDPSTDMFYTVCKVGSGFTDADLKKMYETLQPLKLPHRHPRVVSKMEADVWFVPQVVIEVIGAEITLSPLHTCCLGAVRPGVGLAVRFPRFTGRYRSDKSPEQATTVAEMLELYKRQKKVAQPE
- the cyaB gene encoding class IV adenylate cyclase codes for the protein MLEVEVKYRADLSAVRHRLASLGFSLLSLEEEVDIYFQHPCRDFSATDEALRVRISKGGVAVTYKGPRMGVGAKTRLEVSAEASGGVVEILERLGFARVAAIRKRREYYRGGGFLVSLDAVEGLGEFVEIEKVVEDASQVAAAVEEIKRLASALGLVEEVKETYLELFLNTFKSRG
- a CDS encoding AMMECR1 domain-containing protein codes for the protein MSLGAELISHVRAAMVSKLRGLPVPEIHPTLSRLRLGVFVTVESIVRSGGYERREVRGSLGVVEPFRDLAHDSARVAAKLAMSIPRFTEFDLRRSVVEVTLVEGLRPWDGGLAGFEWGREGVYAVAGDKKMVVLPQTMIERRLIGGALLRYVESMVGAPAELYRFYTRIFYELRPEGEVIERELWKSRVIRQFSEVVR